One Halioglobus japonicus DNA segment encodes these proteins:
- a CDS encoding Ig-like domain-containing protein, whose amino-acid sequence MITRFASLSSRLAATLIALFAITACGGGGGGGGGGFLGDSGGSSDTYFIQVVLKDSDGNETSTVSTNSPGTLQVLVTQNGPNGNPIADVIVTASTSSGLLFPSSGSKLTNADGVVTFRIESGPTDRGAGTIDISVDDPSGTTVTASVNFQLGIDGLRLGHLIDGVFFESEIGIEPGGAIPAQGTAILSLAIVDENDQPVGGAESVSITSSCIATGASVLSAENPVPVVDGIVQVDYTVVSCAGVDQLTAELVGDGLQAFGIVEIAAPSADALTFISADPTLIVLKGTGGGPDRKEQSKVTFEALDSLGNPQAGVEVTFSLSTDVGGVTIAPSSAFTDEAGLVSTNVNSGDVATVVRVIATMDTGDGSGEISAISDVLTISTGLPDQNSISLSVSETFVVEEGMTKDGVPRCLTVRMADKFNNPVPNGTAAVFTTEYGSIDPSCETGRSNGDRAGLAGCEAPVPGRCSVGWISQAPRQPTLEENQALVVRHDQPYPSGYNCPSHNGTSGPCPDDLGMIRGGRSTILVTAIGEESFIDRNGNGVFDQEEADDGLWANLTEAFLDHNEDGNGKLGRNRYDPATIDCLDSPNSLTCKAGSEEIFVDFNSNGRFDANGDDPANGYPDEGLTAVYNGLLCPQEGDGVWCSRELLNVRASLVLVLSTDPNWTMALYDQDGNLASMTTEGNQYVAYVSDLFNNKPTGGSTVTVEGTGPCTATLLGNESVPNTTSYGAFPIRFSQGGEVEYDGCTESAPSGSELEGEIKITLDPFESEGGPYTQTWACSATPVNVGPTPCPDEGGGDGGDGGGDDGLSNGG is encoded by the coding sequence ATGATTACTCGATTCGCCTCTCTCAGCAGCCGACTGGCTGCTACTTTAATCGCGCTATTTGCCATTACCGCCTGTGGCGGTGGCGGCGGCGGTGGAGGCGGCGGCTTCCTCGGTGACTCCGGGGGCAGCAGCGATACCTACTTTATTCAGGTCGTACTGAAGGATTCAGACGGCAACGAGACCAGCACGGTAAGCACCAACTCTCCAGGGACTCTTCAAGTTCTTGTTACGCAAAATGGCCCCAATGGAAATCCAATCGCTGATGTGATCGTTACAGCATCAACCAGCAGCGGTCTCCTATTTCCGTCTAGTGGATCTAAATTGACCAACGCGGATGGCGTGGTTACCTTTCGAATCGAGTCCGGCCCGACAGATCGCGGGGCAGGTACGATCGATATTTCTGTTGATGACCCAAGCGGAACTACAGTTACGGCTAGCGTCAACTTCCAATTGGGCATCGACGGTCTCCGTCTTGGCCATCTGATAGATGGTGTCTTCTTTGAGAGTGAAATTGGAATTGAACCGGGCGGCGCAATTCCGGCTCAAGGCACGGCCATTCTTTCGTTGGCGATCGTTGATGAAAATGATCAACCTGTGGGTGGTGCCGAAAGCGTAAGCATTACTAGCTCATGCATTGCCACCGGAGCGTCGGTGCTCTCAGCTGAGAACCCTGTGCCCGTCGTGGATGGAATCGTACAAGTCGATTACACCGTGGTCAGTTGCGCTGGTGTCGATCAATTGACAGCAGAGCTTGTCGGTGATGGTCTCCAAGCGTTTGGCATCGTCGAGATTGCCGCCCCATCCGCTGACGCCCTTACATTCATCAGCGCGGACCCCACTCTCATAGTTTTGAAGGGCACCGGTGGCGGCCCGGATAGAAAAGAACAGTCTAAAGTTACTTTTGAAGCCTTGGACTCACTAGGTAACCCACAGGCAGGGGTAGAAGTAACCTTCTCTCTAAGCACTGATGTAGGTGGGGTCACAATCGCCCCTTCTTCAGCCTTCACTGACGAAGCTGGACTAGTGTCTACAAATGTAAACTCTGGTGATGTTGCTACTGTAGTGCGGGTCATTGCAACTATGGACACTGGAGATGGATCAGGCGAAATCTCGGCCATTTCAGATGTGCTTACTATCAGCACAGGCCTACCAGACCAAAACTCCATCTCGCTATCGGTAAGCGAGACGTTTGTCGTAGAAGAAGGCATGACCAAAGACGGAGTTCCGAGGTGCCTAACTGTGAGGATGGCCGACAAATTTAACAACCCAGTGCCAAACGGCACTGCTGCTGTCTTTACCACTGAATACGGTTCTATTGACCCATCCTGTGAAACTGGCAGATCAAATGGTGACCGAGCCGGTCTGGCTGGATGTGAAGCGCCAGTACCAGGCAGGTGCAGCGTTGGCTGGATATCGCAAGCACCTCGCCAACCTACCTTGGAGGAAAACCAGGCACTTGTAGTGAGACACGATCAACCATATCCATCAGGTTACAATTGCCCTAGTCACAACGGAACCTCAGGGCCATGCCCCGATGATTTAGGAATGATTCGCGGAGGTCGTTCAACTATCTTAGTTACAGCCATTGGTGAAGAGTCTTTCATCGATAGAAATGGCAATGGCGTATTTGATCAAGAAGAGGCAGATGACGGACTCTGGGCAAACCTAACCGAAGCTTTTCTGGACCACAATGAAGATGGAAACGGGAAATTGGGTAGAAATCGCTATGACCCAGCGACGATTGACTGCCTCGATAGTCCAAACTCCCTGACATGCAAGGCGGGTTCTGAAGAAATCTTCGTGGATTTCAATTCGAATGGCCGCTTCGATGCGAACGGCGATGACCCAGCCAATGGCTACCCTGATGAGGGCTTAACAGCCGTTTACAACGGATTGCTATGCCCACAAGAAGGGGATGGAGTCTGGTGCAGTCGGGAACTTCTTAATGTTCGTGCAAGCTTGGTCCTTGTTTTATCTACAGACCCCAACTGGACTATGGCCTTGTATGACCAAGACGGAAATCTTGCTTCGATGACAACCGAGGGGAACCAATATGTTGCGTACGTATCTGATTTGTTTAACAACAAACCAACCGGCGGCTCCACTGTGACCGTGGAAGGTACCGGCCCCTGTACTGCAACATTGTTAGGAAATGAGAGCGTGCCTAATACCACATCATATGGCGCCTTCCCGATACGATTCAGTCAAGGAGGTGAAGTAGAATACGATGGGTGTACCGAGTCTGCGCCCTCGGGATCTGAACTTGAGGGAGAAATCAAAATTACACTCGACCCCTTCGAAAGCGAGGGAGGTCCATATACCCAGACTTGGGCATGCAGCGCAACCCCCGTCAATGTTGGCCCTACACCATGCCCCGATGAAGGTGGCGGTGACGGCGGTGACGGCGGTGGCGATGACGGCCTCTCCAACGGCGGCTAA
- a CDS encoding HD domain-containing phosphohydrolase, whose product MSIRRVHTTIRMTVVTVFVLATVFTAALAIGLQYYFSHAMARNAAADLYKSTAESVAAELQGIGMVNTNVIDLLAENQDLAERDREAATLKIFAQVLELNPMIYGAYVGHRDGHFFQVVNLQVSETARAKLLAVPSDRWVVIRVDKTPTGAVRTYDYLDANHQIRTSRSEPSDYNVVSRPWYQAAFASGEVETSAPYLFAHLGAPGRSISRRIVGSDAVVGMDMTMATTSEFLATRNVAGDSSIYLYKADGTIIASSVTHADDAAQLPLPEVQLTPSDRSFLTRLPTLKVSNETNWPPFDYSQEGEPRGYSVDTINLLAEMLNLNIEYVDGMTWNELVAAFQAGDIDLLQSVILTDSNSNWGLPGEPYVQIPYALLTREGEPNLSRLAFVGERKLAIPEGWSVIDVVRKNFPEISIVEVGSTLDAVHKVASGEVYAALDSEVILRYITRHYFIPGLQYHKDIDLGAGQIPDKLHILTSADEPRLRELLDRAILAIDEQHQARLAASWLNFDSQLDETTSETLPGQLMVDIANTPAMQDQLHETTLSERDHIVFGMPISSANSSMMLGIVTPLDTVMAPYLEKVRLSILVTCGLLLLILPLSWLFANPIVNPVRQLARENDKVRRREYDSVAPVTSRVKELDELSESMVSMVTSIRAHEEAQRELMDAFIRLIAEAIDQKSPYTASHCERVPELALMLARHASDSDSGPFQHFSLTTDDEWREYRIAAWLHDCGKITTPEHIVDKGSKLETIYNRIHEVRMRFEVLWRDAEIHYWEQRTANPEQESAYAAELQAMQRQLQEDYTFVAQCNVGGEFLDEESQERLRTIAGRNWTRYFDDRIGLSPVEELRLQGEGVPTPAEEPLLSDKPEHIIERTRSTDYDHSLGINMDIPVHLYNQGEIYNLSISRGTLTAEDRFKINEHMISTIKMLESLPFPPELSKVPRYASTHHETMRGSGYPRKLPGEELSIPERILAVADVFEALTAADRPYKKAKPVSVAIDILHKMVEDQHIDRDCFELFIREGVHMEYAETYLAPEQIDEVDVAKYLS is encoded by the coding sequence TTGAGCATAAGAAGGGTACATACCACCATCCGGATGACGGTGGTCACCGTTTTCGTATTAGCCACCGTGTTCACAGCTGCCTTGGCTATCGGCCTGCAGTATTATTTCAGCCACGCGATGGCCCGCAATGCGGCCGCTGACCTCTATAAAAGTACCGCCGAGAGTGTGGCCGCAGAACTGCAGGGAATCGGCATGGTAAATACCAATGTCATCGACCTGCTGGCAGAAAATCAGGACCTGGCCGAGCGCGACCGAGAAGCAGCCACACTCAAGATTTTCGCCCAGGTGCTGGAACTCAATCCCATGATTTACGGTGCCTACGTGGGCCACCGGGATGGGCACTTCTTCCAGGTGGTGAACCTGCAGGTCAGTGAAACCGCGCGCGCCAAACTACTCGCAGTGCCGTCCGACCGCTGGGTGGTGATACGGGTCGACAAAACCCCGACAGGCGCCGTGCGCACCTACGATTATCTCGATGCCAATCACCAGATCCGAACCAGCCGCAGTGAACCTAGCGACTACAATGTTGTGTCGCGCCCCTGGTATCAGGCGGCTTTCGCTAGTGGCGAAGTAGAGACCTCTGCTCCCTATCTGTTCGCGCATCTTGGTGCGCCCGGGCGCAGCATCTCCCGCCGCATTGTCGGCTCGGATGCGGTTGTGGGCATGGATATGACCATGGCCACCACATCGGAGTTTCTGGCCACGCGCAATGTCGCGGGCGACAGTTCAATCTACCTCTATAAAGCAGACGGGACGATTATCGCCTCCAGCGTTACTCACGCCGATGACGCTGCCCAGCTGCCGCTACCGGAGGTGCAGCTAACCCCGAGTGATCGCTCCTTCCTCACCCGCCTACCCACGCTGAAAGTCTCTAACGAAACCAACTGGCCACCGTTTGACTACAGCCAGGAAGGCGAGCCAAGGGGCTACTCCGTAGACACGATCAACCTCCTGGCGGAAATGCTCAACCTGAACATCGAGTACGTGGACGGCATGACCTGGAACGAATTGGTGGCAGCCTTCCAGGCCGGCGATATCGATTTGCTCCAATCCGTCATTCTCACTGACAGCAACAGTAACTGGGGCTTGCCCGGTGAACCTTACGTGCAAATTCCCTACGCCTTGCTGACCAGGGAGGGTGAGCCCAACCTGAGCCGTCTGGCGTTTGTGGGCGAGCGAAAACTGGCGATACCAGAGGGCTGGTCCGTTATCGATGTGGTGCGCAAAAACTTCCCCGAAATTAGCATTGTCGAGGTCGGCAGTACGCTGGACGCCGTGCACAAGGTGGCTAGCGGCGAGGTGTACGCGGCCTTGGACAGCGAGGTCATTCTCCGCTACATCACGCGCCACTATTTCATCCCCGGCCTGCAATACCATAAAGATATCGACCTGGGCGCAGGTCAAATCCCGGATAAGCTCCACATACTGACGAGCGCGGACGAACCCAGATTACGCGAACTTCTGGACCGGGCCATTCTTGCTATCGACGAACAACACCAGGCGCGGCTCGCTGCCAGCTGGCTGAACTTCGATTCCCAACTCGATGAGACGACCTCAGAGACGCTCCCGGGCCAGTTGATGGTTGATATAGCCAATACGCCAGCGATGCAGGATCAATTGCATGAGACAACCCTGTCAGAGCGGGATCATATTGTGTTCGGCATGCCGATATCCTCGGCCAACAGCAGCATGATGCTGGGGATTGTCACGCCGCTGGATACGGTCATGGCACCGTACCTGGAAAAAGTCCGGCTATCGATTCTCGTCACTTGCGGGTTGCTGTTGCTAATCCTGCCGCTTTCCTGGTTATTTGCCAACCCTATCGTCAACCCCGTTCGCCAACTGGCTCGAGAGAACGACAAGGTGCGCCGCCGGGAGTATGACAGCGTGGCCCCCGTGACCTCGCGGGTGAAGGAGCTCGATGAGCTGAGTGAATCCATGGTCAGCATGGTGACCTCCATCCGCGCCCACGAAGAGGCCCAGCGCGAGCTCATGGATGCCTTTATCCGCCTGATCGCCGAAGCCATTGACCAGAAGTCGCCCTACACCGCCAGCCATTGCGAGCGCGTCCCTGAACTGGCACTCATGCTCGCCAGGCATGCCTCCGACAGCGATTCGGGTCCATTCCAACATTTCAGCCTGACTACGGACGACGAGTGGCGTGAGTATCGTATCGCCGCCTGGCTGCACGACTGCGGCAAGATCACCACACCCGAGCATATCGTGGACAAGGGCAGCAAACTCGAAACCATTTATAACCGGATTCACGAAGTGAGAATGCGGTTCGAGGTATTGTGGCGCGACGCTGAAATACACTACTGGGAACAGCGTACAGCCAACCCGGAACAGGAGAGCGCGTACGCGGCCGAGCTCCAGGCAATGCAGCGGCAGCTGCAGGAAGACTATACCTTTGTCGCGCAATGCAACGTGGGGGGTGAATTCCTCGATGAAGAGTCCCAGGAGCGATTACGGACCATTGCCGGCCGCAATTGGACCCGCTATTTTGATGATCGGATAGGACTGTCACCTGTGGAAGAGCTGAGACTGCAGGGTGAAGGAGTACCCACTCCGGCTGAGGAGCCGCTGTTAAGTGACAAGCCTGAGCATATTATCGAACGCACCCGCTCCACCGACTATGACCACAGCCTTGGCATCAACATGGATATCCCGGTGCACCTGTACAACCAGGGCGAAATCTACAATCTCTCGATATCAAGGGGGACGCTGACGGCTGAAGACAGGTTCAAGATCAATGAACACATGATCAGCACGATTAAAATGCTGGAGAGCCTGCCGTTCCCGCCAGAGCTCAGCAAAGTGCCCCGCTATGCATCGACGCACCACGAGACCATGCGCGGCTCTGGCTATCCGCGCAAGCTGCCTGGAGAAGAACTTTCCATCCCCGAGCGTATCCTCGCGGTAGCCGATGTCTTCGAGGCACTGACGGCTGCAGATCGACCTTATAAGAAAGCCAAGCCTGTTTCCGTGGCTATCGATATTCTGCACAAGATGGTGGAAGATCAGCACATTGATCGTGACTGTTTCGAGCTATTCATCCGTGAAGGCGTGCACATGGAATATGCCGAGACCTATCTGGCCCCGGAACAGATCGATGAGGTGGATGTTGCGAAATACCTGAGCTAG